GTCATCACCTTCGTATCGCTCGCAGCCCCACTGTTTACCGGTCTGGCGGAACAAGGAGTCGACTGGGTCGGCACCCAATCGTTTACGTGCTTCGGTCACGCCGCTACGCGCCAACAACTGGTCAGAAGCCAAGCCTTGAGCGCAGATATTCAGCCGCCTGGCCACTTCATGAACAGGCTCATCGCGGAACAGGGCCATGCCCAGCACCAACCAAAGCACCTGATCGCTTGGCAGGCGCCGCCGCCGGATGGTGGCTTGCGCCGAGAGGTTAAGCGCACTGGCAACCCACTCAACAGGGATATTCTGGGTGAAGGCGCTAAGGTCGGAGAAATTGAAGAGATCGCCGAGATCGAGCAACTGCTGCTGATTGGGCACAAAAAATCCGATACCAGGGGGCTGGTATCGGATTCTCTAGAAACCCCGGCTTGGACTCAAATGCTTAAGTGAACAGCATTACGCCAGTAGGCGGGGCTTGGTTGCGGGTGCAAGCCTCAGACAGGCTCGGCCCACATGTCATACTCGTCGGCATCGACGACTCGGCAACGTACCTTGTCACCCGGCTTGAAGCCGTGGTTGCCATCGATGAACACGCTGCCATCGATCTCCGGTGCATCGAAGAAGCTGCGGCCCACCGAGCCCTGCTCCTCGACTTCGTCGATCAGCACTTCGATTTCCTTGCCGATGCGCAGTTGCAGGCGTGCGGCGCTGATCGCCTGCTGGTGGGCCATGAAGCGATCCCAACGGTCCTGTTTGACGTCGTCCGGCACTTCGTCCAGGCCCAGGTCGTTGGCGGGTGCGCCCTCGACCGGCGAATACTGGAAGCAGCCGACACGGTCGAGCTGCGCTTCGGTCAGCCAGTCCAGCAGGTACTGGAAGTCTTCTTCGGTCTCGCCCGGGAAGCCGACGATGAAGGTCGAACGGATCACCAGTTCAGGGCACTGTTCGCGCCAGTTCTTGATGCGCGCCAGGGTGCGGTCTTCGAAGGCGGGGCGCTTCATCGACTTGAGTACCTTGGGGCTGGCGTGCTGGAACGGGATGTCCAGGTACGGCAGGATCTTGCCGGCCGCCATCAGCGGAATCACGTCGTCGACGTTCGGGTATGGGTATACATAGTGCAGGCGCACCCAGGCACCCAAGCTGCTCAGTGCTTCGCACAGCTCCAGCATGCGGGTCTTGACCGGGCGGCCGTTCCAGAAGTCGGTCTTGTACTTGACGTCGACGCCGTAGGCGCTGGTGTCCTGGGAGATCACCAGAATTTCCTTGACGCCGGCCTTGACCAGGCGCTCGGCCTCACTAAGCACTTCGCCGACCGGGCGGCTGACCAGCTTGCCGCGCATCGACGGGATGATGCAGAAGCTGCAGCTGTGGTTGCAGCCCTCGGAAATCTTCAGGTAGGCATAGTGGCGCGGGGTCAGCTTGACGCCCTGCGGTGGTACCAGGTCGATAAGCGGGTTGTGGTCCTGGCGTGGCGGCACCACTTCGTGCACGGCGTTGACCACCTGCTCGTACTGCTGCGGGCCGCTGACCGACAGCACGCTCGGGTGCACGTCACGGATGTTGCCTTCCTCGACGCCCATGCAGCCGGTGACGATGACCTTGCCGTTTTCCTTGATCGCTTCGCCGATCACTTCCAGCGATTCGGCTTTGGCGCTGTCGATGAAGCCGCAGGTGTTGACCACCACCACATCGGCGTCTTCGTAGGTGGGCACGACTTCATAGCCTTCCATGCGCAGTTGGGTGAGGATGCGCTCGGAATCGACCAAAGCCTTCGGGCAGCCCAGGCTGACGAATCCGACCTTAGGGGTGGCGGGAGTGGTGGACATGACTAACCTCGGTATTGAATGCAGCTCGCCCCACCGGTGGCAGGGCGAACCTGGCGGGCGCTGTGGGCGCCTCTGATCAAAAAGTGCGCAATTCTAGCGAGCGCAAGGTCGCTTGACCAGCACAAAAGCGACGAACGCTGCGCTATGCTTCGCACCGTTGCGTCCAGGCGTCGGTGATGCCTTGGCGCGGGGGTGAAATCTACCGGTCGTTGCGGCCGTTTGCGGGAGTGGTCGATGGTTCAGGCAAGCAGTCACGCCGAGGGCGGGCAGGGGGCGACACGCTCGATCAGCCTACTGGTGGCAGCTGTTGGGGTGGTCTATGGCGATATCGGCACCAGCCCGTTGTATACCCTCAAGGAAGTCTTCACTGGCGGTTATGGCGTTCCGGTCAATCATGATGGTGTGCTGGGGATTCTGTCGCTGATTCTCTGGTCGCTGTTGTGGGTGGTATCTTTCAAGTACGTGATGTTCATCCTGCGAGCCGACAACCAGGGTGAGGGCGGTACCATGGCGCTGACCGCGTTGGCGAGGCGGGCTACGGCCGCCTACCCGAGGCTGCGCACGCTGATGGTCATCTGCGGGCTGATCGGTGCCTCGCTGTTCTACGGCGACAGCATGATCACCCCGGCGGTTTCGGTGCTGTCGGCGGTAGAGGGCATGGGCCTGGCGTTCGATGGCATCGACCACTGGGTGGTGCCGATCTCGCTGGTGGTGCTGGTGGCGCTGTTTCTGGTGCAAAAGCACGGCACGGAAATAATCGGCAAGGCGTTCGGCCCGATCATGGTCGCCTGGTTTCTGGTACTGGGGGCGTTGGGGGTGCATGGCATTTCGCAGACCCCGGAAGTGCTAAAGGCCTTCAACCCAGGCTGGGCGGTGAACTTCTTCGTGGTCCACCCCGGCATGGGCGTGGCCATCCTTGGCGCCGTGGTGCTGGCATTGACCGGCGCCGAGGCGCTGTATGCCGACATGGGGCATTTCGGCCGCAAGCCGATCGCCCGCGCCTGGTTTGCCTTGGTGTTGCCGGCGTTGGTGCTCAACTATTTCGGTCAGGGCGCGATCCTGCTGCAGAACCCCGACGCGGCACGCAACCCGTTCTACCTGCTGGCGCCTGGCTGGGCCCTGCTGCCGTTGGTGGGGCTGGCGACCATGGCCACGGTGATTGCCTCGCAGGCGGTGATTTCGGGCG
The Pseudomonas sp. KU43P genome window above contains:
- a CDS encoding potassium transporter Kup gives rise to the protein MVQASSHAEGGQGATRSISLLVAAVGVVYGDIGTSPLYTLKEVFTGGYGVPVNHDGVLGILSLILWSLLWVVSFKYVMFILRADNQGEGGTMALTALARRATAAYPRLRTLMVICGLIGASLFYGDSMITPAVSVLSAVEGMGLAFDGIDHWVVPISLVVLVALFLVQKHGTEIIGKAFGPIMVAWFLVLGALGVHGISQTPEVLKAFNPGWAVNFFVVHPGMGVAILGAVVLALTGAEALYADMGHFGRKPIARAWFALVLPALVLNYFGQGAILLQNPDAARNPFYLLAPGWALLPLVGLATMATVIASQAVISGAFSLTRQAIQLGYIPRMQIQHTSSDEQGQIYIGAVNWTLMVGVVLLVIGFESSGALAAAYGVAVTGTMLMTTILVSAVMLLLWKWPPVLAVPVLLGFLFVDGLFFAANVPKILQGGAFPVLAGGVLFLLMSTWKRGKQILVERIDEGGLPLPVFISSIRVQPPHRVEGTAVFLTARPDAVPHALLHNMLHNQVLHSQVVLLTVVSEDRPRVPEQERFEVESYGDGFFRVLLHFGFMDEPDVPAALKLCHLDELDFSPMRTTYFLSRETVIASRLEGMSRWRGNLFAFLLKNANGNLRFFNLPLNRVIELGTQVEI
- the rimO gene encoding 30S ribosomal protein S12 methylthiotransferase RimO, producing MSTTPATPKVGFVSLGCPKALVDSERILTQLRMEGYEVVPTYEDADVVVVNTCGFIDSAKAESLEVIGEAIKENGKVIVTGCMGVEEGNIRDVHPSVLSVSGPQQYEQVVNAVHEVVPPRQDHNPLIDLVPPQGVKLTPRHYAYLKISEGCNHSCSFCIIPSMRGKLVSRPVGEVLSEAERLVKAGVKEILVISQDTSAYGVDVKYKTDFWNGRPVKTRMLELCEALSSLGAWVRLHYVYPYPNVDDVIPLMAAGKILPYLDIPFQHASPKVLKSMKRPAFEDRTLARIKNWREQCPELVIRSTFIVGFPGETEEDFQYLLDWLTEAQLDRVGCFQYSPVEGAPANDLGLDEVPDDVKQDRWDRFMAHQQAISAARLQLRIGKEIEVLIDEVEEQGSVGRSFFDAPEIDGSVFIDGNHGFKPGDKVRCRVVDADEYDMWAEPV